The segment GTAAGTTGACAACAAAGATTCAGAAAACTGTAACTTGATGCACAAGATATACGTTGTAAGAATCAGAGTCTTTCTTATTTGGTTTCAGTGGGGAATGCCATTATGATAACAGAGCTAAGACATAACGTAGTATCAGCTTACCTTAAAGAAGTTGACAGGAAAACGAACGAGATGCTTCTTCCTTACAAGAAAATGTTCCAAAGCAGAAAGGCGACGGTGGAGATTCATGTAATGGAATCAGACGAGCCCGCAGATGCCATAGCAGAAGAGATAGCTGGAACTGGAGTCACCAAACTCGTTATAGGAACGTCTCTTCGCGGACTCTTTTCCAGAAAGATTGAAATGTCTTCCATGATCGCAACCGCGGTTCCAAGTTTCTGCACAGTCTTTGTTGTCTCGAAGGGGAGGCTAGCTTCTATGCGTCCTTCCAATTCAAACGCTAGTGTAAGCATAACATGCGAGAGAAGCAGCACCACTAGTGGCTCCACTGATAGTCCTAGAGTGTTGGATAAGCTTGAATAATACTTGTGATGAAAGTTTCCTTTTCTATGTTGTGTTTATCTTAAGGATTAGGAAATATAATGGGAATAGGAAATTGTTAGTCCCTATATATATGAATGCATATTGTGATGCATAAGGTGTGACTTTATGATTTGTGATTGATTGAATAAGAGAAGGACTTCTTATTATTGAGTTTGTGattctatatttggtatcagagcctaaTAAGCACCTCGACAATCTTACACAGCCATGGCCGACGTCAAAGAAGAGATCGCGACGACCAAAGAAACCGGACCAGCCACCATCAAATTTCCGATGTTAACTTCCTCGAACTACACGGTCTGGTCCATGAGAATGAAGATAGCGCTTAAAGTTAGTGAAGTTTGGGAAGCTATAGAACCTGGAGCTAAGGATGAAAAAAAGAATAACATGGCCATCGCATACCTGTTCCAGTCCATACCGGAGGCCTTGATCTTACAAGTAGGCGACTTAGATACAGCAAAGGCAGTATGGGATGCGATAAAGGCACGATATGTTGGAGCTGAGAGGGTAAAAGAAGCTAGGTTACAAACTTTGATGGCGGATTTCGATAGACTCAAGATGAAAGATGAAGATACAATCGATACCTTCGTTGGCAAGATATCCGAAATTTCCTCTAAATCTGCTTCTTTGGGAGAGATGATAGAAGAACCAAAGCTTGTTAAGAAATTCTTAAAGAGCTTGccaagaaaaaaatttattcatatTGTAGCTTCGCTTGAGCAAGTTCTTGACCTTAACTCAACGAGCTTTGAGGACATTGTAGGACGACTTAAGGCGTACGAAGAAAGAGTCactgaagaggaagaagaaaccgATGATAGCTCCGGGAAGCTAATGTATGCTAACTCAGATTCAAGCGGCGAAACTTACGGCTACAATAACCGTGGTCGAGGACGCAGCGGTCGATCAAACTGGAGAGGAAGAGGCCGCGGTCGCACAACTTTCTTACAACAACGAGAAGCGTATAGACAAGGACGTGGTGGAGATCTCTCTCATATCACTTGCTTTAAGTGTGATAAAACTGGACATTACGCCACAGACTGTCCCGATAAAGCTCTAAAGCTTCAAGAAACTGTAGAGAAGAAAGATGATGATACACACGAAGCGGATACCCTCATGATGAATGAAGTAGTTTACTTAAACGAGAAGAAGGTAGATCCAAAGAAGTTTGAAGCTGATACAGATACGATAGATGTGTGGTATCTTGATAATGGAGCCAGTAATCACATGAGTGGTAATCGTATGTTCTTCTACGAACTAGATGATACTATCACTGGGAAAGTACGTTTTGGCGATGATTCAAGGATTGACATAATGGGTAAAGGTTCCATTCGATTTATCAGCAAAGGAGGCGTGAAAAAGATGTTAAATAACGTCTACTACATACCGGCTCTTCGAAGTAATATTGTTAGCTTGGGTCAAGCTACTGAAGTGGGTTGTGAAGTTCGAATGAAAGAAGACGTTCTAACTTTATTCGATCGTGAAGGACAGTTGATGATCAAGACTACAAGGACAAAGAATCGATTATATAAGGTTACACTACAGGTTGATAAAATGCAGCAGTGTCTTCAGGTTAAGAGCCTTGGAGACGGAAACTTATGGCATGCGCGCTTGGGACATATCAACAAAGATACAATGAGAATGATGGCTAGCAAGGAGTATGTCGAGGGATTACCGAACATCAAACGCGACACAGAAGCTTGTGTATCTTGTCTGCGCGGGAAACAAACACGAAAACCGTTCCCACAAGCAACGAGCTATCGAGCTTCATCACTTCTTGAACTCGTACATGCGGATCTTTGTGGACCTATCTCCCCGACGACACCAGCACTCAACAGATACGTCTTTGTTCTTATTGACGATCACTCTCGCTATATGTGGACAGTACTATTAAAGGTCAAAAGTGAAGCCTTTGAGAAATTTAAGCGCTTCAAGAACCTTGTGGAGCAAGAAACACATACTAAGTTAAAGTGTTTTCGAACAGATAGGGGGGGTGAGTTCACATCCAACGAATTCCAAACCTACTGCGAGAAACATGGTGTTAAGCGACACATGACTGCGCCATATTCACCTCAGCAAAACGGTGTAGTTGAGCGACGAAATCGAACACTCTTGGAGATGACTAGAAGTATCCTAAAACATATGGACATGCCGAATCATCTCTGGGGAGAAGCCATACGACATGCAACCTATCTGATTAATAGGGTTACAACGAGGTCCTTGGAAGGACAAACTCCGTACGAAGTGATGAAAGGAAGAAAACCAAACCTGTCTCACCTAAGAGTGTTCGGGTGCGTGTGCTACGCAAGGACAGAAACGGTTGGAAGAAAGAAGCTCGACGATAGATCCAGAGTTCTGGTCCATCTCGGAACAGAGCCAGGGTCTAAAGCATACCGACTACTTGATCCCCTGAGCTTGAGAATTGTCATAAGTCGTGATGTTGTGTTCGAAGAAGCAATGCGATGGAGATGGAGTGATAAAAGTGTGACAACGAGACTCGATAGTGAGGGCTTTGAGCTCACCGTGAAAGGCTTGGGCCAAGATGATCACGAACTCGAAGCTTCATCTGATACAGATGATGATAATCACGACAATAATGATTATCATGAAGCTATTAGGATGATCATTGCTTTGGCTGGATCACATGGTTGGGAAATACACCATCTTGATGTAAAAACTGCTTTCTTGCACGGAGAACTAAAGGAAGAGGTTTATGTTACTCAACCAGAGGGTTTCATCGTTGATGGACAAGAACACAAGGTTTACAAGCTTAAGAAAGCTCTCTACGGTCTACGACAAGCACCAAGAGCTTGGAATATAAAGCTTAATGAGATATTGCGCAGCTTGCGGTTCACAAGATGCTCGAAAGAGCCCTCGCTCTATCGGAAGGAAGAAAGTCGAGAAGTTCTTGTCGTGGTGGTCTATGTTGATGACCTGCTGGTTACTGGTACCTCCCTTGATGCGATACTTGAATTCAAACGTGAGATGGCTACAAAGTTTGAGATGAGTGACCTCGGAAGGTTGACATACTATTTGGGTATTGAGGTTATACAATATGAAGGAGGAATCTTACTCAAACAAGATAGGTATGCTCGCAAAATACTCGAAGAAACTGGCATGAGCTCATGCAATCCGACTCACGTACCATTGGAGTTAAATGCGATGTTCTCCAAAGCTCCTAAGGAGGAGAAGGCTGATGCAAAAGAGTATCGTCGGAGCATTGGGTGCCTACGCTACCTGCTACATACGCGACCAGATTTATCATATAGCGTTGGGGTTTTGAGCAGATATATGCACGAACCTAAAGCCTCTCATGCAGCAGCTATGAAACAGATCCTTAGGTATCTGCGAGGAACTTGTTCTCTTGGGCTTCACTACTCACGACAAAGTGGAGCTAAGCTGGTAGGTTATAGTGACAGCTCCCACAATGTGGATACAGACGACGGCAAAAGCACTTCAGGACACATATTCTATCTTGGGGAGAGTCCCATTACATGGAGCTCAACGAAGCAGGAGATAGTAGCATTGTCGTCATGCGAGGCTGAATTTATGGCTGCAACTGAGGCAGCAAAGCAGGCTATCTGGCTTCAGGAGTTGCTAAGTGAAGCAGTTGGAAGCGAAAGTAAACCGGTGGTCATCATGGTTGATAACAAGTCTGCTATTGCACTTACAAAGAACCCAGTGTTCCATGGAAGAAGTAAACACATACACAGGAGGTTTCACTTCATAAGAGAGTGTATCGAAAAGGAACAAGTTGAAGTTGAACATGTCCCGGGTAGTGAACAGAAAGCTGATATCCTTACGAAGTCGCTTGGAAGAATAAAGTTTAAAGAAATGAGAAAGCTTATTGGAGTACAAGATGTGAGTGAAGATGGCATCAAGCTTAAGAGGGAGAATGTTGGATAAGCTTGAATAATACTTGTGATGAAAGTTTCCTTTTCTATGTTGTGTTTATCTTAAGGATTAGGAAATATAATGGGAATAGGAAATTGTTAGTCCCTATATATATGAATGCATATTGTGATGCATAAGGTGTGACTTTATGATTTGTGATTGATTGAATAAGAGAAGGACTTCTTATTATTGAGTTTGTGATTCTATATAGAGCCCCTTCTGGTAATCTTTACTTAACAAATAGAATCTATATGAATCTTTAAACATGTAAGTTACTTACTTGCTCTGGCTCTGAAACAGAGTCCCAAAGCGAGGTGGTTCAAATGGATACGAGTTCTAGCGAGATGGAGCAGTCGGAAGTATCTACAGGGAGAGGGATGGAGATTGTACAGAGAGGTGATGAAGGGAAGAAGAGAATCAATAGGAATGAGAGCTTTGGTGCATCGTTTCCAATGGGAGTGGAGGCGTACAACGCGATGAGCTGGACTTCTAGATGGAGAGATCATGAGGACAGGAGAGAGGCCGTGAGCTCGTCTTCAAGCAACAGCCACGAGATAGCAAACATGGATTGGAGAGCAGTGGCTCCTGAGAGTGAGAACTCTTCTTTGGTTTCTCAGGAAGCTTCTAACACGTCTGAAGGACTCCTCAGTGTCAACTCCGTCACCGATAATCAGGTAAGTTCATTGTACTGATTCTGTTTTATCCAGAGAGATGAGAGCCAGAGTCTAAAGTCATCAAGTTGTCTTGATCTTGATTATGTTATTAGAGACATAACAAGCTTTTTTGGAACTGAAACTAGTATTAGGGACAATGTCCCACGACCTATATCGTCAATTGATTTTGAGTTGGAAGCAAACCAATAGTTCATTAACTAATGAATTTTTTCCGTTTAATACTTAATCTGAGAGTTATTGTTATTTATCAAATCTGTTTCTATCTAACGGAACGCTATTGGATCACATATAACTTAACAAATAGACCTATAAAATGTAGGCGAATCTGAGCTTTGAGATAGAGAGGCTAAGAGCCGAACTGAAACATGTTGAGGAGATGCATGCCATGACTCAAAACGAGACCGTCGATACCTCGAAAAAGGTTTTAACAAAGATTTTTCAACTGCATAGACCGTGACATTTTTTTGTATTATGTTACATTTGGTGTTCTTATTTTAGTTTTGGTTGCAGCTAACTGATATAAACCAGAGAAGATTTGAGGAAGCAGAGAAGCTTGTGGAGctgaaagaagaggaagaagtagTTAAAGATACAGCTTCAAAGGAGAAGGAAAGATACGAAGAGGCGATGAAGGTGGCAGAGAAGGTTAAAGAAAGCATGATGCATGAGGCTTTACACAGAAGAGAAGCAGAGATCAAAGGAGAACGTGATGCTAAAGAGAAAGATAAGCTCCAGGCTTCTCTCGTCTCTCCAGGGATCCAATACCAACATTACTCCTGGGAGGAACTCGCAGCTGCCACTTCTGACTTCTCTGAAGATCTCAAGATTGGTATTGGAGCCTATGGAACCGTCTACAAATGCAATCTGCATCACACCACCGGTGCTGTCAAGGTTCTTCACGCTGGAGAAACTCAGCTCTCTAAACAGTTTGATCAAGAGGTAAGAAAATTCTTACAAAACTTCTCTTAAACAACAAAAactgttactttttttttgaatttgcaACTTAAAATTAATTGGAAATAATTAGATTAAATGGATTCTAAAGTAAAACTAATTGGTGATAATTCGATTGATCCAAGTccgttttatattatttatatttattatttagtgTCTTTTTAAGTTTCTAATGTGAGATTTTTTCTCCAACAAAAACTGACCAGAGTAAATGTTTTGTATCTATGTTTTGACAGCTTGAGATCTTGAGCAAGATCCGTCACCCTCACCTCGTCCTTCTACTTGGGGCATGCCCTGAACGAGGCTGCCTCGTCTATGAGTACATGGACAATGGAAGCTTAGATGACCGTTTGATGCTAGTCAACAACACATCTCCTATCCCTTGGTTCGAGCGTTTCAGGATTGCTTTAGAAGTAGCTTCAGCGCTTGTCTTCCTCCACAAATGCAAGCCTAGACCCATCATTCACCGCGACCTTAAACCAGGAAACATCTTGCTTGACCACAACTTCGTCAGCAAACTAGGTGATGTTGGTCTCTCCACAATGGTTAACCAAGACGACGCTGATTCTAAAATGACGGTCTTGAAGAAAACAAGCCCAGTGGGAACTCTCTGTTACATTGACCCTGAGTACCAGAGAACCGGGCTCATCTCACCAAAATCAGATGTGTATTCTCTAGGTGTTGTGATTCTTCAGCTGATTACCGCGAAACCCGCGATAGCCATTACACATATTGTGGAAGAAGCTATTGGTGATGATGCTGAGTTTATGGGACTGTTGGATGTTAAAGCTGGAGCTTGGCCTGTTAGTGAGACTCGTGAGTTAGCTGCTTTGGGACTGCGTTGTACGGAGATGAGACGCAGAGACAGACCCGACCTTAAAGATGAGATCATCCCGGCTTTGGAACGGCTTAGGAAAGTCGTCGATAAATATCAAAACTCGCTCTCTAGAACTCCGTCTGGTCCTCCATCTCACTTAATTTGCCCACTTCTCAAGGTCTGAACCTAATTTCTTGTACAACAAGAAACCTACATGGTTACTTGCGTTTCAAGAAACcttgttttcttcttgattTAACCTAACTTTTTGGTATTGATTACAGGGCGTGATGGACGAGCCGTGCTTAGCTGCGGATGGTTATACTTACGAGCATGAAGCCATAGATGACTGGCTGAGAGAGAAGGATACGTCGCCGGTGACTAACCTTCCATTGCCTAATAAGAACCTTCTTGCCAATTACACTCTTTACTCAGCAATCATGGAGTGGAAAAAATCTAATAATCAATAGTGAGAGAGAGATTCAACAACAAGCACAATCTACAATGTTCAAGTCTTCACGGTTCTTTCATGAAGCGTGCAAAATTTCTCTACTTCAGAATCATACAATATGATCATTCTTATGAATCTTATCGAACaaaattagtatttttaatataagagcatctccaaaagacatTCTGTAAtttcaaatatgaaattttttgcaataaaaaaaaaaactttaaaactttaaatttgaagttttaaggagtgaaactctatatttgaagtttcactgctcaaaacttcaaatttgaagtttcatatttttatttgtattttggttCATATAATCACAAATCActtttatgattcataaatattttctcgtttatttttttaatccttaaaaaaaattacatctcataaatattttaaatttcacacataacattaaataaaactttaaaataagatttaaaatattttaaactagatttaaacaacaataatatacaaaagaaacttaacaaaaagattttaaaaagtaacATGGAGACATAActattatacaaatttaaatattacaataacACTAATAGCCAGGTAAGTTTGATCCGgaactttcaaaattttcaaatattatccaattttttttgtgtaactgaaaatggttgttgttgttgttgttgttgtttttgatatCTTTATCTTgcaattctttcttgttcatatctaatatattcacgagtattaatatcatcgaaaagaaattagtcttt is part of the Brassica rapa cultivar Chiifu-401-42 chromosome A09, CAAS_Brap_v3.01, whole genome shotgun sequence genome and harbors:
- the LOC103837485 gene encoding U-box domain-containing protein 52 — protein: MDTSSSEMEQSEVSTGRGMEIVQRGDEGKKRINRNESFGASFPMGVEAYNAMSWTSRWRDHEDRREAVSSSSSNSHEIANMDWRAVAPESENSSLVSQEASNTSEGLLSVNSVTDNQANLSFEIERLRAELKHVEEMHAMTQNETVDTSKKVLTKIFQLHRP
- the LOC117128027 gene encoding U-box domain-containing protein 52-like, with amino-acid sequence MKVAEKVKESMMHEALHRREAEIKGERDAKEKDKLQASLVSPGIQYQHYSWEELAAATSDFSEDLKIGIGAYGTVYKCNLHHTTGAVKVLHAGETQLSKQFDQELEILSKIRHPHLVLLLGACPERGCLVYEYMDNGSLDDRLMLVNNTSPIPWFERFRIALEVASALVFLHKCKPRPIIHRDLKPGNILLDHNFVSKLGDVGLSTMVNQDDADSKMTVLKKTSPVGTLCYIDPEYQRTGLISPKSDVYSLGVVILQLITAKPAIAITHIVEEAIGDDAEFMGLLDVKAGAWPVSETRELAALGLRCTEMRRRDRPDLKDEIIPALERLRKVVDKYQNSLSRTPSGPPSHLICPLLKV